The region CGACGCCTCGACGATAGTGTGCTTCAATCATGAGATCTCGCTTGTTCCGATCATACGCGTTGTGAAAAGCGAGATTAGCGTCGTCAAGTGCTTCTTCGAATCTGCCGACGCTGACGAGGGCTTTGGAGCGGGCGAGCAGCCACGCTGGGTTGGGGGATCCCTGTAGAGCTTTTGAGAGCCTGATGATGGCTTTATCCCAGTTCCTATCCTCGATGTCTAACAGGCCGCGGGTGGCCATCGAAATGTGTGCCATTTTGGTGGTGATCCCGAGAGAAAGAGTATGTTGCAGATGAAGTATGTCTACGGAATAGGATGAGAGCTTTTTATAATGCCAGTGTAGAGAGGCTGGTCCAAAACAAAGGAGCTAGCTgttgattgttgatgaggtgggTTTTAGCTTTGAACTTTGAGGTGCTTCATGTCGTAAGTGAACTTTGACAACCAAGGTAGACACTAGAGTTGGGCCTGCCTCTGACAATGCCGCGAAAAGTGGGGCGACAGTTGCCTGCTTGTTTGCCAACCAGCTGTCGATCATCTGTACATATGTACAGACCCAACTTCCCAACAGCTGGTCATTGCTCGACGCCGCGATGTCGAGGTTCGCTTCAAAGTTTCCCGATGGTAAAGTACCTTAGGTGCCTAGCCTAGATACCTACCGGTAGGTAGCTTGCAAAGTTTTCTGCACATGCCAAACCCAAATCACCGCAGTGAGTTACGCATCGCGCCAGTAAACTCTTTAACTCAAACTCATGTTCCAGAGATCATTGACAGCTGTGCTCGATCCTCCTGCCTCTGGTTGCACTGTTCATCGCGGCCAAACGGAAGGCGTTCATGTTGACATCGGCTCCTGCACGTACCTTGAAGCGAGTCTTTCGAAAGAAGCAGTTAATTTGATAATAATCCCCGCGAACAGTGATATCTGGACCTTAGATCAAGTATCGCCTACTACTGAAGTACCCAGCAACTACTACCGACCATGCAGAAACAAGCGAAACACCAGGCGAAACCAGAAGGAGGTCCGGCACACCAGTTCACCCACCATCTACCTCGATAGTTCACCGGCCCCAAAAACAAACCTTCATAAACAAGCCCCTCGTATCATATTTTTACCACATAGTTATTTCTAAATACCCATCAATATACGTCATCTCCCATTTATCTTCCCCCCAGACGGCAATATGGATACCCAGTACCAATCCCCAAGTGTTAGCCTTGAACCGCCGGTACCTCCTCCGGAAGCACGCCAATTCCAAGTTCGCCCCTACATCAAAGACATACTCAAGCTCAACCACGGTACACAGAACTGGTTGAAAGAGCGTCAAGCTAGAAACTTGGCCGTGGCACGGAGTTCATATACTACAACGAGAAGCTTTTTCCCATATTCCGCTATCATCGCACCATTACCAAGCCATGaaagacagacagacagacaatTTAACCGTATTAAGTATTATCACATTACATCCCTCCCTGTCTTAACCCATTATATCCCAATCTTGACATCAGGGTACTTCTTCGCAAACAATCCCAACGCCTTCAATGTGAATGTAAACTTGTAGTTAGGATACGAAATCATGCAAGACTTGTTGAACACGCCCTCGATCGCTTCTTGGAGCCACTCGCCATTCTCCTGCTGTCTTTCCATGATCAACTTGATACCCTTCTTCAAGGGTTCGACATCAGGATAGTCAGCCTCAATAAGGCCAATCAATGCCCACGATGTTTGGACAACCAATGAGCCCATGGGGTGCTCATGGTATTCCATTGTTTCGCAAGCCTATAACTTGTTAGTATTTCATACTATTATACGTTTTTCTTTCTCACGACGCACCTTGTAGCTTTCGGACCAGCCGCCATCCTCTCGCTGCTTGGAAAGGAGGAATTCGCAGCCGCGTCGCGAGATTTTGCTATTGGCATACGTCTCGCCAATGCTAGCCATGCTTTCCAGCGCAAACATGGTTGCATACGTGAAACAAATTCCCCAGCTGCCGTACCAGCTACCGTCAATTCGCTGATTTGTCTTGATCCAGTTCGTAGCTCGGCTGATGAAGAGTTTGATTTCCTTTGTTCTGTAATCCGGCCAGTGTTTATTGAATAGCGAAAGAGCTGTAACGCAAGCTGTGGTGCACTCGGGGTAGTCGTACTCAATCATGATTCGTCCAAACACTTCAGCGGCATTGAGCATTTCCATGTACTCGCCGGCTCGTCTAGCCTCGTACGAAGATAACGCGCCATTGTCGTTTTGATAGAGCAGCAGAGTGTCTACTGCGTCAAAGATGCGCTGGTCCTCTAGCACTGTCGGGAACCCGCCGACCTTTTGGAGCAGGATGATGGCCTTCAATGCTTCAGAAATACAGTCGCTGACGCCATATCCTTGGTCTCTATTGCTGAATGGCCAGCCGCCCTTTCGTGGTTGTCGATAGCACTTCTCCTGGTCTGCGCAATTCTCTCGAATCTGCTGACGCTCCAAGTATTCGAGTGCTCGTGTTAGCATGGGCCGCCAGCGTTCGTCGTTCTGAAGACCGGCCTCAAAGACACCCTGAATCAAGAATGCAGTGTCCCAGCATTGGACGCCATTGGTACCATTGCAGAGCATACCCTCATCCTTCACCCACAAATATTCGTCCAGTCGTTCAATGTGTCTTCTAGTGCTGAAAGCATCGGGGCCGTCTCGAATATAGCATACAATAGTGTTCATAGGCGCATTTACAGGTGCCAAGTCTGCATATCCTGTGTTGGCATCCTCCATGTCTACTAGCTGGCTGACCCATTGCTCAGCTCGCTCTTTGATGAAATTGGGTCTGAGATAGGCGTTCCAGACATTGACAATAAACCAGTTGGCAGTGTTAAGAAGCCATGATTTGGGGTGATAGTTGTCGCCAGGTGCGATGCTGTTTCGATGGGCGGCCCAGTTTATTTCGGCATGTGGTTGCGTAAAGAGCTCCTCCTTGAGACCACGAATGACATCCGTTTCTTCGCAGCTCCATTTCTTTGAGTAAATGTATCCCATGGGCAAGAAGACCATTCGGATGTgaatccaccacctccaagGCGCAATAGGTACCCAATCTGGAAGCAGCCAAATCTCAGG is a window of Pochonia chlamydosporia 170 chromosome 5, whole genome shotgun sequence DNA encoding:
- a CDS encoding lanosterol synthase (similar to Aspergillus terreus NIH2624 XP_001216626.1) gives rise to the protein MATATGRDVGTAKSRKRASDTELGFPKKPKIEAKTDPTRWRMKDDDSRHTWHYLTTKKAAQEWPQSYAEKYYLGLPLDLPALPKAETPLDAAKNALEFFEKLQLPSGHWGCEYGGPMFLLAGIVVSWYVTKTPIPSAYATAIKDYLAARAHPEDGGWGLHIEGESTVFGITLNYTVLRLVGVDPEDPLMVKARGTLHKLGGAVNSPHWAKFWLATLGVVSWDIVNPVPPEIWLLPDWVPIAPWRWWIHIRMVFLPMGYIYSKKWSCEETDVIRGLKEELFTQPHAEINWAAHRNSIAPGDNYHPKSWLLNTANWFIVNVWNAYLRPNFIKERAEQWVSQLVDMEDANTGYADLAPVNAPMNTIVCYIRDGPDAFSTRRHIERLDEYLWVKDEGMLCNGTNGVQCWDTAFLIQGVFEAGLQNDERWRPMLTRALEYLERQQIRENCADQEKCYRQPRKGGWPFSNRDQGYGVSDCISEALKAIILLQKVGGFPTVLEDQRIFDAVDTLLLYQNDNGALSSYEARRAGEYMEMLNAAEVFGRIMIEYDYPECTTACVTALSLFNKHWPDYRTKEIKLFISRATNWIKTNQRIDGSWYGSWGICFTYATMFALESMASIGETYANSKISRRGCEFLLSKQREDGGWSESYKACETMEYHEHPMGSLVVQTSWALIGLIEADYPDVEPLKKGIKLIMERQQENGEWLQEAIEGVFNKSCMISYPNYKFTFTLKALGLFAKKYPDVKIGI